A region of the Phyllopteryx taeniolatus isolate TA_2022b chromosome 9, UOR_Ptae_1.2, whole genome shotgun sequence genome:
TTCCCCTGATGGGAGACAAATCGTAGCGCGACGACTCAATAGCCGACAGAACGTTGGCAAAGATGtatcatttcaaattatttatcCACATCCTACAAATTAGAACGTCGAGATGATCATTTTTCTCAAACCGAAACAGCAAAAAAGGCGGTGATTACGCTTTGGGGTAGGACAGTACCCCACCAGAACCAACAGATGGtgctgtgttgaaaaaaaaaaaaagatcttgacACGGCTTGCGATTCAGTGATGACACTAAATTATGGCACCACTACGAGCAAACTCTTCCTTGTTGAAAAGCGATACCCGAGCGAGGCGTACTCACCCTCCACCACTCCTCATTGGAGTCATCGATCACTGTGATACGGTCGCCAGCGCTAGGCGACAAACAGGATGTGATTGTTGACacgtttaattaaaaaaaataaaaaaagacatgatAATAAGCGTGACGACGTCTTACTGTACGTCCAGGTCATCTTTCTCGATAGCCTTGAAACTGTGCAGAGCCAAGTAGTAATGAGACTGACTGAACACGCCGATCTTCCCCGGATGAGGCTTTTTACTCTGAGTAAAACAAGACGAATGATGACATCATATTTGCGGTTTCGTCCCATTTGAGATGAACTAATTGATTAGCGTGATCATGTTAATGTCGTTAATCTGACCTTGTCATCTGCTGGAGCCTTGTCTCCTCGCTTGTCTCCCTCTGAGCTAgctacagcacacacacaaaggataGAATAATTgcaatcatttgcaaaaaaatgtcacgATACTTTGCGAGACGTCCAGACATTGTGACGGAAACTTGCACACCGTACTGATAGTATCACGATAATTTGCCAATTGTGTTTATCTTTCCAGCATAATACTGACTACGATACTGACAGTATCACGAACATTTGTGTAAGAATTTGACAGTCCCATGATACTCTGTTAACAAAACCGATATGATTGTGATAAAAACCCTAATATTTTTCCAATTTGTACATGATAAGAGATAGCATCACGATACTTTACCAGCGATTCTGATAGTATCTGATACCGATATGCTATTTTGCCAGCGACTAGACAGTATCACGATAACATGCAAACGATACTTTACGTCCCACGATACTTTGCCAAGGGTACAGATGGtatcacaatacatttgtatcATTGCAGATATTCTAAAAGCAATTTGCCCATATTACCGATAGTATCACGATACTTCGTCGATGATACTGATAGTAGCGCAATACTTTGCCAATGATACTAATAGTATCCCAATACTCAGCTAACGATACTGTTCTTCCAACGAGTCAGCGAGTCACCCGCATGATTTGCTTGGCACAGGTTTTAGAAAATAGAAACTGACAGTATCTCGATACTtatcacacaacacacaaatattcaTCTGATACTATGTCAACAATACTAATATTATCACAACACTTTGCCAAGAATACTGCTAgtagcacatactgtacattcccAATGATACGGACATTCTGATAATTTGCCAACGATGCTGATAGTATTCTGATagcgcccccccccacccccctcccacaATACTGATAGTAGCAGCTACTTTCTCAACGATACGGATATTATCACTATAATTTGCCAATTATACTGATGGTGAAATACTTTTCCAACAATATTGAAACCAGACTAATTTGAAAACAATGCTGACATGACGAAACTTAAACTACTGTTTATGATCATGATAAATTGCCAATGATACTGACTTTTTTTGCAACTTAATTAGTGACTCACCTCCTTCACCGCCGTTCTCCTGCTGTTTGGGCTGGGACTCGTCttcctccatcatcatcatcgtcatctaAAACGAATAGTACGCTATGACACCAATTCATGTAACAACACGACATGCTTCCATACTGACGTTCTTTTTGTCCTCGGAGCCTTTCTTGCGCTCCTTGTTGGCCATGATGACGCCGATGCGCAGCGTCTCGAACACGGGGTCAGTGCGATTTGACTGCGCTggcgaccaaaaaaaaataagagaagGAACACAAAAATGAGGGGAATGGGGACAAACGTAAGCCGCCATCATACCGACAACACTCCAATAAATGTAATTGTATTACGGTTTCATTAGCGTATTATTACTTCGACTCACAGAAGGGCAACAGCTGGGAGACAGTAGCATTCTGCTGGCTGCTGTACAGAGGAGAACTGTACGCTCTCCTGAACCCCGGAGGCTGACACACAAGTGATAGTACAGGTGATGTCATGTGAAGTTTTGCACAAGATACTGCCAGTATCACGATACTTTTCCAACAACACTTGAGCAACTATATTGATAGGGTCACAGTACTTCGCAAACCATTGCGATGACGGTATGACGTTGGTTGAAAACGACGACAGTTTCCCGATACTTTGTCAAAGATAGTATCGCAATACTTCTCAAATGATACCGACAGTATCAGAATACTTGATTAAAGACACTTTATAAATGACACTGATAGCATCACAAAACTTTGCCAAAGATGCTGATTGTATCATAATACTCTGCGAATGATATGATAGTATCATGAAACTTGGCCAACAATACTATCACAATATTTTGTCAAAGATGGCAACCACACGGCTGGTATATCGAAAAactcgggtcactcgtatctcaagacactgCTGTACGTTGAAACCAGCAACAGGGAGATACAGATTTGTACAGATGTATCCAAGAAATGAAAGCTCACAATTTTGCCAAAGCACCTCTGGAACTCTACGTAGGACTGGCACTGGTGGTGGATGCTGGTTTTGCAGTTCTTGCAGCGTAATGCGAACTTGTCGTTTACTGGAGACAGAGAAGgaaacgggaaaaaaaataaacgagtGAGCGCAGCAGAAGTTAAAAGAAGTCACCAGGAAGGAAGCCCTGTGCATACAAACGatcatgcgcgcgcacacgtcGCAGAACTTGGGCTTCTTGCAGTAGTGATCCTTGAACTTGTGCGGCCGGTCGTTGATGGCTTTGATGGATTCTGGCGGAGGCGGCTCGTCTCGCTCCTCTTCCGCCACCTCCTCGTTGTAGATGAAGTAGACCTGCACCACAAAGCCTACAACAATGTAGTGAGCTACActgctcccccccaaaaatgccaaAACACCTTTCAATTTGAGTAAAAGAGTATATAGAAACGTCATTATTTGTTATTCTCAACATACTTTATCCTCCTCGAAGCTTTCATTTGATCTGCTAATTGGAGAAACCCTTCTGCCATTGGCTGACAAATTTCAGTtgaaaaatatccaccaataccTCTAGACTTGTACAGGCCCAATTTCTGAAGGGTTCGCCAAGTCTGGAGAAGTCTGGTTGCAAACGGCGTCACAACAATTCGTGACAAGTGCAGTGTGGGCAAAAGAATAAGTCatgtatttttgtcatcaatcttttttttttttttataaattattttgttaaggAGGATGGAGGATGTGTTTTAAGTGCCCGTTTGGTGTTTATTTCGGAAATTCCCCCAAAATGGTAGccatttgtcacatttctgttagAAAGATGGGTGACGGTAAAATTGCCAAGACTTATCGTTTTTGGGTTTGTGGGCGGAGTATCTTGGTGAAGTTTGACTCGGGACaaaacatccccccccccccccctcaccgcCCCTTGAACTTTCTGAAAATCCAGCCCCaggaagccagtttcacttagcaacatgacaacTTGTAGGCATGACCCACAAAACAACTCTCAAAAACCCATTACcactattttggtttgaagtgactGACAACCGGCAGAATCCGCAAATGAAATGTAACAAAGCTTTATTACGCTACTGCTAAATATACTGCTAcactgatcacacacacacgcacccgcTCATTTAGGCTTCAGACGTGAGCGGCCTCCAGCTCTCCATCATTGTCAATATTAGAGGTTGTGCTGTGCTCGTCAGGCTGTGGATTAACACTACAATCAGCGGTAATACAGCAGACGCACATTACGCCGCTGTCAGCGTTCTTAAAGCCAGTGGCCACAATGGCTCAGAACATTCCGGGCTCAGGAAAAGTGTAAAGTAGTGTCCCTACTTTATTGGTGAAGTagctcaataaataaaaataataaataaagtgtaTAATTAGATTTTCATCAAaccattttagaaaaaaaaaaaaaaggaaaatgaatgaaaatattttagttttgaaCTGCGCTAATATTGTTTCAAAACTGCATttggacaaataaacagcttccCTCTTCTGCAGTTGAGCAAATAAAAGTCAAAGTCCGTTATTTCCAGAAATACGTTACATAtgaatacagcaaaaaaaaaaaaaataataataataataataaccttcTGGCCTGTGCTTTGTTTGCTGCACACAACGTTATATCAATGACAGTATCCTGGCTGGTCCGCCAACATGAAAGAGCACTAAAGTACAGTAGGTGATCGCACGTTGCAATGGCAATAATAAAGATTGCTGGTCTAAGTATCTTTggaaaatttcattttaaggTTAAAATATTACTTCTTACTACTTTTGATTCAAAACAACTACCATATACGGCCTGAATAAACAACCCATGTGACATGCCTTACCGTGTTATCATCCTCTTTCACCACATTATCCGGCAGAGGGGGGTTGTCATGAATATCCACAGAGTCCTTGTCATCCAGCCTGTCATCGTCACATCGCAAAAGGtcacaagtggcaaaaaaaatatatatatataaaaaataaaataataatacaaaaaaatacactgtaCATAAACACTTCACCACAGGAGATCCTCAGATGTTGTAATAAATCAGGGTTACTAATGTATACTCACGAGTCGTAGTTCGCCATGGTGCACAGCTGAGGTTTTGGGTCACAGAAGTAACTAAAGCTGAGGTTTTAGGTATCAGACGTACCAGAAGCCCAAGTTTGGAGTGCCAGAAGTACCAAAAACTGACGTTTGGGGTCCTAGAAGTATCAGAAGCTGAGGTTTGTGGTCCCAGCAGATTTcactgcacacacaaaatgcatcATTACAAGCACGCagatcaaatcaaatgtgtGGCAATGAGGAAAATCTCTCTCATTACATCCATCAAGGCAGCACACAAACAGTTATTACCGACTTTATGTGAAAGGGGAGTCACGCTGATTTTCCTGAtaagaagaaaacaaactaCTGGCGATGTTGCTGCTACTTGGGTTGTTCTGTTAAAAATCATGCGACGCCACACAGCACACGTATCTAGAAACTGTCgggaaaaaaagggacaaaTGATGAGTTACACACGCCGAATGCAGTTGATCAAACTGACCATAAATGTTGAACTCTTCTCCTCACAATTCTTTTCTGGCCGACTTTTCCACGTCCGCCGTTCCAAATGAGGCTCCAACAGGTGGGAGCTCGGGAAGAGAAATGCCAGCATGGCCAGTCCGGCCCTGCCCCGACTCACCATGGGAGAGCATGTGTGACTGTTGGGGACAGCTGAGCACTTGAAAAGCTTTGAAAGGTTCCCCAGctgaatgggaaagaattgcacCGCTCGCCCAATTGCCTCTGGCCTCAATGTAACCACTCGCTTAAGATGAGCACAGAGGAGCTCCCATTTACATGACATTACATTACAGAAAAATACGAGACGATTGTTTTTgtgaactgtgggcctgtgattaaaggtcagatgacaaagatgttatggggtcagttaaaa
Encoded here:
- the LOC133484007 gene encoding SH3 and cysteine-rich domain-containing protein 3-like isoform X2 gives rise to the protein MANYDSLDDKDSVDIHDNPPLPDNVVKEDDNTVYFIYNEEVAEEERDEPPPPESIKAINDRPHKFKDHYCKKPKFCDVCARMIVLNDKFALRCKNCKTSIHHQCQSYVEFQRCFGKIPPGFRRAYSSPLYSSQQNATVSQLLPFSQSNRTDPVFETLRIGVIMANKERKKGSEDKKNMTMMMMEEDESQPKQQENGGEGASSEGDKRGDKAPADDKSKKPHPGKIGVFSQSHYYLALHSFKAIEKDDLDVHAGDRITVIDDSNEEWWRGKIGERAGFIPANYIIRVRAGERVYKVTRSFVGNREMGQITLKKDQ
- the LOC133484007 gene encoding SH3 and cysteine-rich domain-containing protein 3-like isoform X1, translated to MANYDSLDDKDSVDIHDNPPLPDNVVKEDDNTVYFIYNEEVAEEERDEPPPPESIKAINDRPHKFKDHYCKKPKFCDVCARMIVLNDKFALRCKNCKTSIHHQCQSYVEFQRCFGKIPPGFRRAYSSPLYSSQQNATVSQLLPFSQSNRTDPVFETLRIGVIMANKERKKGSEDKKNMTMMMMEEDESQPKQQENGGEGASSEGDKRGDKAPADDKSKKPHPGKIGVFSQSHYYLALHSFKAIEKDDLDVHAGDRITVIDDSNEEWWRGKIGERAGFIPANYIIRVRAGERVYKVTRSFVGNREMGQITLKKDQIVVKKGDEVNGYLKVSTGRKLGFFPDNLLQEI
- the LOC133484007 gene encoding SH3 and cysteine-rich domain-containing protein 3-like isoform X3 codes for the protein MITRSTSSTTRRWRKRSETSRLRQNPSKPSTTGRTSSRITTARSPSSATLNDKFALRCKNCKTSIHHQCQSYVEFQRCFGKIPPGFRRAYSSPLYSSQQNATVSQLLPFSQSNRTDPVFETLRIGVIMANKERKKGSEDKKNMTMMMMEEDESQPKQQENGGEGASSEGDKRGDKAPADDKSKKPHPGKIGVFSQSHYYLALHSFKAIEKDDLDVHAGDRITVIDDSNEEWWRGKIGERAGFIPANYIIRVRAGERVYKVTRSFVGNREMGQITLKKDQIVVKKGDEVNGYLKVSTGRKLGFFPDNLLQEI